Proteins found in one Enterococcus sp. 9D6_DIV0238 genomic segment:
- the comGF gene encoding competence type IV pilus minor pilin ComGF, with product MLKNSFPLNRNKEYAGFTLIECLLALFLLSIICLLFSAAIKHAKVVSEILKSEKEKEWHIFVIQLENELAGCAFKVIQGNKMIYENPKKERGIWIEYKLGKIVKVDNGGYQPLLIDVHEADFKEEDDFVVIRAVFKNGQQYSARWSMIKTNEKEL from the coding sequence ATGCTAAAGAACAGTTTTCCCTTGAACAGAAATAAAGAATACGCGGGCTTCACCTTAATTGAATGTTTGTTAGCGTTGTTTTTATTATCTATTATCTGCTTGCTTTTTTCTGCTGCAATAAAACATGCGAAAGTTGTATCTGAAATCTTAAAAAGTGAGAAAGAAAAAGAATGGCATATTTTTGTCATTCAGTTGGAAAATGAGCTAGCCGGCTGTGCGTTCAAAGTAATCCAAGGGAATAAGATGATTTATGAAAATCCAAAAAAAGAAAGAGGCATTTGGATCGAATATAAATTAGGAAAAATCGTTAAAGTTGATAATGGTGGTTATCAGCCATTGTTGATCGATGTTCATGAAGCTGATTTCAAAGAGGAGGATGATTTTGTGGTTATTCGTGCAGTATTTAAAAATGGACAGCAATATAGTGCAAGATGGTCAATGATCAAGACAAATGAAAAAGAGCTATAA